A section of the Streptomyces sp. SCL15-4 genome encodes:
- a CDS encoding NUDIX domain-containing protein, translating into MARTEYYDDPAAPEPNSMVVAASAVVTDDEGRILLQRRRDNDLWALPGGGMEMTDSLPGTAVREVKEETGLDVEITGLVGTYTDPRHIIAYSDGEVRRQFNVCFTARVVGGRLTISDESTDLRFFPVDELAKLPMHHTQRLRIQHFMEHRERPYLG; encoded by the coding sequence ATGGCCAGGACCGAGTATTACGACGACCCGGCGGCACCGGAGCCGAACAGCATGGTGGTCGCCGCGTCCGCCGTGGTGACCGACGACGAAGGACGCATTCTCCTCCAGCGCCGTCGGGACAACGATCTCTGGGCGCTACCAGGCGGCGGCATGGAGATGACCGACTCACTCCCGGGAACAGCCGTCCGCGAGGTGAAGGAGGAAACGGGTCTGGACGTGGAGATCACCGGGCTCGTGGGCACGTACACCGACCCTCGCCACATCATCGCCTACTCGGACGGTGAGGTGCGCAGGCAGTTCAACGTCTGCTTCACCGCCCGGGTGGTCGGGGGTCGGCTCACGATCTCGGACGAGTCCACGGATCTGCGTTTCTTCCCGGTTGATGAGCTTGCCAAGCTGCCCATGCACCACACGCAGCGACTACGGATTCAACACTTTATGGAGCATCGGGAGCGGCCATACCTCGGCTAA